The DNA sequence CGCGGGGAACTGGTCTACAATGTCGATCCGATGGCGGGCGCCGTGCGCAAGGACAATTGGAAGTTTGTGTGGAAGGCAGCCCTGCCCTCCAGGCTCGAACTCTTCGACCTGGCCGCCGACCCGTCCGAGACCAAGGATCTTTCGGCGGGGAACGCCGACAAGGTGCGCGAGCTTCAGGACTGGATTACCAGCCTTGCCGGCGAGATGGTCCAGCCCCTGCTTCTCATGGATGCATACGGCTGACCTTCTATGCGCCGCCGGTCGTCGCCGATCCGGCGACGCTGTTCAGCCTCGGAGATTGATCACGCTCTCGGCGTCCACGCCGCTTAAATCGGCGTCACCGATTTCACGCTTCCGGCCGTATCGACGATGCAGTTGAACTTGCGGCCGCCTGCGTCGAGATCGACGCTATAGGAGGTCGCGTCCAGCGCCCTGGAACTCGTCGGCAGAACCTTGCTGCTGTCGACCTGTGCCGCGCCGGCGGCGGCATGGGCGCAAAGCAACTGCAGGTCGGCCGGCGCCGTCTGCAGGCTGGTGCGCGCCATATCCTCCGGCTTTGGCGCCGACTGGCAGCCGCTGATCGCGGCCAAGGCCGCCAGCGCCAGAACATGGCCTTTCATACGCAATATCCCCACGCTCACCACGCAATCCTCCCCTTTCGATCTTGTGCCTGTCCGTGCTTTCCTTCACGGCCACCACGCTGCCCCCAAACGGCTGGCCGAATTCATCAGGGCGCCTCAGCACGGCCCCTCAGAGCGAGGCCTGCGCCCGTGCCTCAGACACCCTTGTAGAGTGCCGCCCCCTGCATCAGCACGATCACCTTGGCGCCGATCGCGATGCGGGAATGCAGGTCGACGACGTCGTCATTGTTCATGCGGATGCAGCCGGAGGAGACGTCGAGCCCGATCGTCCACGGCTCCACCGTGCCGTGGATGCGGTAGATCGTGTCCTGGTCGCCCTCGTAGAGATAGAGCGCGCGGGCGCCGAGCGGATTGTCCGGCCCGCCGGGCATGCCGGCCGCCCATTTGGCTGCATTCGGGTCGCGCGCCACCATCTCTGCCGGCGGCGTCCAGGTCGGCCATTCGGCCGTCCGTCCGACGCGCACGATGCCGGCCCAGCCGAAGCCCTCGCGGCCAACCCCGATGCCGTAGCGGATCGCCTGGCCGCCCGGCTGCACGAGGTAGAGGAAATGCTGATTGCCATCGATGATGATGGTGCCGGGCTGCTCCGCCGTGCGGAACGGCACCACCTGACGGCGGAAGGCCTCCGGCAGCTGGTTGTTGCGGGCGAAGTATTGCCGCGCCTTCTTCTTGTCGTAGTTCACCCACTTCCTGGTGCGGGCGTCATAGATCTGCGTCTGCGCAAGTGCCGCCAGCGGCCCGAAGCAGAGGGCGGCGGCAAGAACGGCCGCACCGAGCTTGCGCCGCGTCCATGCGGGCTGATCCTTGCTGACGAGACGGTTATGGTCAGATGTCGCGGTCATGGCTTGGCCCACCCGTCGATGCGCGCTGCGTTGTCCTCGGCCCATTTCTTGGCAAAGTCGGCCGGCGCCTGCCGCTCGACCTCCAGCGCATAGCTCATCTTCGTCACTTCCTCCGGCGAGAAATCCACCTTCTCCAGGAACTTCGCGATGTCGGGGTGTTTCTTGCCGAAGGCGGTGGCATAGGCGATCTGGAAATGCGCCGCTTCCCAGGCGGTCGAGGCACTGGACTTCGAGACCCAGAGCGGGTCGCTCGGCGGCACGATCTTCCACTTGGCGGCATCGTGCGGCGGCTCTTCGAGCCTGACGATCTGGTGCAGCTCGAACACGTGATGCGGCGCGTAGCAGTAGAACACCATCGGCCGCGCGGTCGCGACCGCCGCATCCACCGCCGCCATCGCCACTTCCTCTTCCGCCTCGAACAGCGTCAGGGTTTCGCCATAGCCGTAGCCGGCAGCACGCGCCCGCTCGATGCCGGTCGAAAGCCAGGTCGCAGCCCCGATCCACATCTCGCCCTTGCCGTCGCCGTCGGTGTCGAGGATCTTGGTTTTCTCAGGATCGCTGAGATCGGCGACCGTCTTGATCGTCGCGGCGGCTTCCGGCGTGGCGCAAAGTCCCTGCCAGGCCGGCACGCTGCGTTCCGTCAGCTGGCCGACACCCTTGTCGGTCACGTATTTGCGCACGACATCCTCGAAATTCGGCCGCCAGACCTCAGGCTGGATATCGACCGTGCCCGTCTCGAAGCCGACGAAGGCATTGAGCGTGCCGAGCTCCTTGACCTCGGCATCGAGGCCAAACTTCCTGGCGATACCGACCTTCAGGATGTTGGCCGTTGCCTGGCCCGACGGCCAGTTCGGCATGGCGATCACCAGATCGGCGGCGGCGGCCGGCACGGTCACGGATGCGGCAAGCATGACAGCCAGCACTGCTGGCAGAAACCTCGACTTTCCCTTCACAGTCCCCTCCGGCCTCGATTGATCGATGCGAATGACGTCGTGAATGCGTATCAGGAATGCGTCCAAGTCCCGGGGCAACGCCAGGTGCGCGCCGCGGCTATGCGAATGCCAGGCTTGTCGATGAGCCGTCCGGCCCCTGGAACGTCCCGCTTTCAACTGGATCGATGAAAAGCGGATAGATGCCTGGTATCCAAGTGGTGCAGCGACCTTTGCGCGTCCGACAAGACACGAAGTCCCTGTGCCGTCCGCCGGCATCTCGTTTCTCGGCCGGCAGGATGCATAGAATGGCGGCCTTCGTCAACGATCTGGCTACACCACACGTTGCATGGGCGGGCCTCTTCGT is a window from the Ensifer adhaerens genome containing:
- a CDS encoding glycine betaine ABC transporter substrate-binding protein, which gives rise to MLAASVTVPAAAADLVIAMPNWPSGQATANILKVGIARKFGLDAEVKELGTLNAFVGFETGTVDIQPEVWRPNFEDVVRKYVTDKGVGQLTERSVPAWQGLCATPEAAATIKTVADLSDPEKTKILDTDGDGKGEMWIGAATWLSTGIERARAAGYGYGETLTLFEAEEEVAMAAVDAAVATARPMVFYCYAPHHVFELHQIVRLEEPPHDAAKWKIVPPSDPLWVSKSSASTAWEAAHFQIAYATAFGKKHPDIAKFLEKVDFSPEEVTKMSYALEVERQAPADFAKKWAEDNAARIDGWAKP
- a CDS encoding L,D-transpeptidase, which codes for MTATSDHNRLVSKDQPAWTRRKLGAAVLAAALCFGPLAALAQTQIYDARTRKWVNYDKKKARQYFARNNQLPEAFRRQVVPFRTAEQPGTIIIDGNQHFLYLVQPGGQAIRYGIGVGREGFGWAGIVRVGRTAEWPTWTPPAEMVARDPNAAKWAAGMPGGPDNPLGARALYLYEGDQDTIYRIHGTVEPWTIGLDVSSGCIRMNNDDVVDLHSRIAIGAKVIVLMQGAALYKGV